GGGCAGTGCACTATTAAGCAGGGCATGGGAAGAAGGAGCAGGGTTTAGCAGATGGATTAGTGTTGCCAATGAAGCTGATTTGACTACCTCCGATTTTATCCATGCATTATCAGAAGACGAGGAAACTAAAGTGATTTCAGCCTTTATGGAAAGTATTCAGGATGCTGAAGCTTTTAAAACCGCATCTGAGAAAGCATTGTCTCAAAAAAAACCAGTTATTATTTATAAAACTGGAAGATCAGATGTTGGTAAAAGAGCGGTACAATCCCATACTGGTTCAATTGCAGGCGATGATAATGTATATTCGTCAGTTTTCGATAAACTTTGTATTTTGCGGGCAAGGAAAATTGAAGAATTAATTGATGTGTCAAGAGCATTTGAAATTCAGCCGTTACCAAAAGGAAACCGTATCGGTGTTTTAACTGCCTCAGGCGGTGCATGCAGTGTCATCGCTGATTTATGTGAATCCCATGGATTAAGTGTACCGTCCTTAAATGATGCAACCGTTATTGAACAGTTAATTCCACCATTTGGTTCCGCTACAAATCCAGTCGATGTGACAGCGGAGGTCATCGCAAAACCGGAAATGTTTAAAAGTGTAATAGAAACATTAATTAAAGATCGTAATATTGATGGTGTAATTATCATGTTGACTACAAATGCGGACCCAGGGGCTTTTATTATTGCAAAATCTATTTTAGAAGTTTTTAAAACACATCAAAAACCTATTGTATTAGGTCGACTTGGGGCTCAAATGATTGCTCCAAAAGCTATGGAATTTTACCATTCGGAAAAATTTCCTGTTTATCCTACACCGGAAAGAGTTGTCAATGTAATGAGCCAACTCGTAAAATATCAGTCACTTTTGCAGAAACATAGTGAAAAGGCGGGTGTCTTATGAGAAATAATGAATCTGAGGTCATTCCCAGTCCCTATTGGAAATTTATTGGTCTTCGTGAAGTGGAACTTAGAGATGGGACAGCTCGAATTGAGCTTCCCGTTAAGGAGGAGCTATTGCAGCGAAGGGGAACTGTACATGGTGGGGTGATCGCCAGTTTGATTGATGCGTCTGTGGGCGCATCAATTCGCTCTCTCCTATCAAATAACCAGAGTGCCGCTACTGTTGAAATGAAGGTGAATTATATACGTCCTGGTGTTGGCAATCTGCTGATTGGAAAAGGCAAGGTAGTTAGTTTAGGGAAAACGATTGCTGTGGGAGAAGCAAAAATCGTCAATGAAAGTGATAAAGTCATTGCTTCAGGAATGGCTACTTTCATGATTTTTACGAAAGAATAGAGATAGAACTGAATAGGTTATTTTTGGGATGAATAAAAAGGAATAAGTAAAAGGGGAATGATTGAATGGAGGAAATACGAATTTTAGCTCCATGTGGAATTCTTGGATATGGCTTCTCAGTGGATGCGTTTCAAAATGGCTTGGATAAAAAACCACATTTGATAGCTGTTGATGCTGGTTCTACTGATGGCGGACCGCAAAAATTAGGTAAAGGAACTGGTATTGTCAGTAAAGCTGCAGTTCATCGGGATTTAACAATTATTCTAACTGAAGCTAAGAAACTTGATATTCCAGTAATTATCGGGAGCGCAGGTGGAGCTGGTTGTCACAGTGGAGTTGACTGGACAGTACAAATTGTTGAAGAAATTTGTAATGAAGCAAAGGTAAAGTTTAATACTGCTGCAATACACGCTGATATAGAAAAAGCAGAAGTTGAAAAATCACTTCATGACGGAACTATCTCTCCATTGGGTCCCGTTCATGAATTAAATCACCAACTATTAAATGATACAAACAAGATTGTCGCTCAAATGGGCGCCGAACCAATTATGGAAGCTTTAAAATCAAATGCTCAATTAATTATTTGTGGTAGAGCATATGATCCAGCCATTTTTGCTAGTTTTTGTATAATGAATGGTTTTGATAAAGGGATATCTTGGCATATGGGCAAAATTCTAGAATGTGGTGCACTTTGTTTAAAACCTGGTACGGCAGGAGATTGTGCATTTGGCGTGTTGCATAAAGATTTTTTTGAAATTCATTCATTGCAAGAAGAAAGAAAATGTAATGTGACCTCAGTGGCTGCCCATGTTCTATACGAAAAATCCCATCCCTATATCCATAACGGACCCGGCTTTAAGCTAGATTTAAGTAATTGTGAATACGAGCAAATGAATCCCTACGTTGTAAGGGTTAGTGGAACAAGATACTATGAGATTCCATACAAATTAAAATTGGAAGGTGTTCGTTCTGTAGGTTGGCGGCAAGTGGTGATAGCCGGAATTCGTGACCCCATTGCAATAGAAAAAATCAATGAAATTCTGGATTACAGTCTGAAGAGAGCTGAGGATTATTTTTCGATATTACACGGGATCGATTTTCATTTGCACTTTATCACTTATGGTAAAAATGGTGTTATGGGAGAAAGAGAACCAAAAACTAATTTTAACCCAATTGAGATCGGATTAGTGATCGAAGTTGTCGCTCCGTCGAAAGATTTATCCAAAGCCATTTGTTCATTTGTGCGTTCAACAATTTTGCATTATCACTATACTGGCAGGATGGCAACCTCCGGTAATTTGGCAATTCCTTTTCCCGATTTAGAAGGGGGAGAAGTCTTTGAATTCACCATATATCACTTAATGGATGTATATGATCCAAGTAAACTATTTAAAACCCATTTTCAGATAATAGGAGAGGAATCATAATGGGAGTTTTAAAACAATATCTTGAGGTGTTACGTAGCAAAAACTCGGGACCATTTGAAATTACGATTGATTTGATATTTAAAAATCGAGAAGTTTTTCAACAAGTCATTGAAAACGAAATTATTACAAAGAAAACAATTTCTGCACTGTATGACATTAAAGAATCTAGTATTTTATGTGTAGAAGGTTATACCCCAGCTCGAGCAATAAAAATTACGATGGCAAGAGAGAAGTCATCCGGATCGTACGGAGAGAGAGATACACTAGGTGCCCAACAGCATGCCCCGTTGTTATATTTTCAAATTCCTGATTTTAAATGATGGGAGGGGATTGAAATCGAAAAAATTTTAATGACTTCACCTTATCCGGAAATGACGGAGTTGATTTCATCAATCTCAAAAGAAATCAATATACCTGTCAAAGTTATCGAGGCTATGATGGATGAAGCTGCGGATAAAATTAAAAAGGAGATCGACGA
This is a stretch of genomic DNA from Pueribacillus theae. It encodes these proteins:
- a CDS encoding DUF4387 domain-containing protein, with translation MGVLKQYLEVLRSKNSGPFEITIDLIFKNREVFQQVIENEIITKKTISALYDIKESSILCVEGYTPARAIKITMAREKSSGSYGERDTLGAQQHAPLLYFQIPDFK
- a CDS encoding acyclic terpene utilization AtuA family protein, which encodes MEEIRILAPCGILGYGFSVDAFQNGLDKKPHLIAVDAGSTDGGPQKLGKGTGIVSKAAVHRDLTIILTEAKKLDIPVIIGSAGGAGCHSGVDWTVQIVEEICNEAKVKFNTAAIHADIEKAEVEKSLHDGTISPLGPVHELNHQLLNDTNKIVAQMGAEPIMEALKSNAQLIICGRAYDPAIFASFCIMNGFDKGISWHMGKILECGALCLKPGTAGDCAFGVLHKDFFEIHSLQEERKCNVTSVAAHVLYEKSHPYIHNGPGFKLDLSNCEYEQMNPYVVRVSGTRYYEIPYKLKLEGVRSVGWRQVVIAGIRDPIAIEKINEILDYSLKRAEDYFSILHGIDFHLHFITYGKNGVMGEREPKTNFNPIEIGLVIEVVAPSKDLSKAICSFVRSTILHYHYTGRMATSGNLAIPFPDLEGGEVFEFTIYHLMDVYDPSKLFKTHFQIIGEES
- a CDS encoding PaaI family thioesterase, producing the protein MRNNESEVIPSPYWKFIGLREVELRDGTARIELPVKEELLQRRGTVHGGVIASLIDASVGASIRSLLSNNQSAATVEMKVNYIRPGVGNLLIGKGKVVSLGKTIAVGEAKIVNESDKVIASGMATFMIFTKE